In one Pseudomonas marginalis genomic region, the following are encoded:
- a CDS encoding SIR2 family protein, with the protein MTHHFKSEAVKSAWKYVCQLRSQLAKNKASLVLGAGVSRDLNLPMWEVLVGRMKASMASRAPEVHGVNDAAGKAALVLFEIFTSYKKYDLAQEERYTSGALIEKKILSDWRGLIHQALYQDINPEERRAKIDTHPYFKEIIEFAKHSELTVTYNFDDFLEFGLSCADLNPTKHERPYQTVWSHHTQFTKDKCVIYHPNGFLPFDHNKFQSENLIFSDGAFADQLLDGIGGGLSTLLHVFTKKTSILVGHSLTDSTLLHLLRKAASISPGNYNYFIRFTSEELDPQNKTAIFEANFNNYNLITLFFNSTDIKEFLRAVTMPEVEFLQESDFLGLPTKYIYYIVGSIGIGKSTVISQFGSLVTLDEWFDERPPEMARSPDDLSTIKTITIDDWTNEQFGKKNNYLDRKKVGVFLVDRSPLDPLTFVVGVPENDRAKSMLSYGIRPGLSTKKIVPGEIIHMVGDVNEIWSRLITKRKESSWPPAKINELQERSLEIYDSLRPKKIHATQRKEVDIVRDVAKVIFSCGYSPSDLDQRMSDIANA; encoded by the coding sequence ATGACGCATCATTTTAAGTCTGAAGCTGTAAAATCTGCGTGGAAATACGTCTGCCAGCTTCGCTCGCAGCTTGCAAAGAATAAGGCAAGCTTGGTGTTGGGCGCTGGAGTCTCACGTGATCTGAACCTTCCTATGTGGGAAGTTTTGGTCGGACGAATGAAGGCCTCGATGGCAAGTCGAGCTCCTGAAGTACATGGCGTAAACGACGCAGCGGGAAAGGCAGCGTTGGTGCTTTTTGAGATATTCACTTCTTACAAAAAATACGACCTCGCCCAAGAGGAGCGCTATACAAGCGGTGCGCTTATTGAAAAGAAAATCCTTTCCGACTGGCGTGGATTAATCCACCAAGCTTTGTATCAGGATATAAATCCTGAAGAACGACGCGCTAAGATAGATACGCACCCATACTTTAAAGAAATCATTGAATTTGCAAAGCATTCAGAATTGACCGTCACATACAATTTTGACGACTTTTTGGAGTTTGGCCTCTCTTGCGCAGATCTGAATCCTACCAAGCACGAGCGACCGTATCAAACTGTATGGTCACATCACACTCAGTTCACAAAAGACAAATGTGTGATATATCATCCGAATGGATTTCTACCATTTGATCACAACAAGTTTCAAAGTGAAAATCTGATTTTCTCTGACGGAGCATTTGCAGACCAGTTGCTTGATGGCATAGGGGGAGGGTTATCAACTCTCCTCCATGTTTTTACAAAAAAGACTAGCATTCTTGTCGGGCACTCGCTGACCGATTCCACCCTGCTTCACCTTCTTAGAAAAGCAGCTTCCATCAGTCCTGGAAACTATAACTACTTTATTAGATTCACAAGCGAAGAGCTTGATCCTCAAAATAAAACTGCAATATTTGAAGCAAACTTTAACAACTACAATCTTATTACTTTGTTCTTCAATAGCACCGATATTAAAGAGTTTTTACGGGCTGTTACTATGCCCGAGGTGGAGTTTCTTCAAGAGTCTGATTTTTTGGGGCTTCCAACTAAATATATTTACTACATTGTAGGCTCCATTGGAATCGGGAAATCCACCGTAATTAGCCAGTTTGGGAGCCTAGTCACGCTTGACGAATGGTTTGACGAACGGCCCCCGGAGATGGCCCGCTCTCCTGACGACCTTAGCACTATCAAGACGATTACCATCGATGACTGGACTAATGAGCAGTTTGGAAAGAAGAATAATTACTTGGACAGGAAAAAAGTAGGAGTTTTTCTAGTTGATAGATCTCCCCTTGATCCGTTGACCTTTGTCGTCGGCGTACCTGAAAATGATCGTGCTAAATCAATGCTCAGCTATGGCATTCGCCCAGGACTTTCAACGAAAAAAATCGTTCCTGGTGAGATTATTCATATGGTTGGAGATGTTAACGAAATATGGTCTCGTTTAATTACTAAGCGAAAGGAAAGTAGCTGGCCGCCCGCTAAAATTAATGAGCTTCAGGAAAGGAGCCTGGAGATTTATGACAGCTTGCGGCCGAAGAAAATTCATGCAACTCAAAGAAAAGAGGTCGATATTGTACGTGATGTTGCAAAAGTAATTTTTTCGTGCGGTTATTCTCCGTCAGATCTGGATCAGCGTATGAGTGATATCGCGAATGCTTAA